DNA from Pirellulaceae bacterium:
GACTATCTCTGTCGACACACTGCATCCTCAAAAACGACTCAGCCATCGCCTGCATTGGTACTGGTAATCATGCAGGTACTCGACCAACTGGATTAGACTGCCAGAGCGATTCGAGTCGCTAATGTTGTAGCGCTCTACTACTGATTGGCAAGCCGTGTCGATACAATTATTGACAGGCAAGTCAGGCCTGAACCAGCCGCAGTGCGTTAAGTATGGGCTTCGTCCAGTGTCTGTGGCAACCTGAGCGAACGTCCCGTGACTCGTTGCGACGTTTCTGAGGCAGGTCAGGGTATGAGCTGTTATAACGTAATATCGCGGCGGAAGTTGTGGCATTGAGTTCGAGGTGAGTGTGGATAAAGCCGGGGTCGTTCGACATGTCCTGCAATCACGGGTAATCGCCATTTTGCGGCTGGATAACTTAATGTTTGCCGATCAGCTTGTGCGCGTATTGCTAGACGGTGGTGTGCGCGCCATCGAGTTAACGCTGACCAATCCGGCGGCACCCGACGTTGTCGCCAGCCTGCTGGACAACGTCGTGGAATTTTCCGATGGTCGCGCCGTTTTAGGAATTGGTTCGGTGCGCAGCCTGCCGGAAGCCCGCACGGCCTTGGCTGCCGGAGCGCAGTTTTTAGTGTCCCCCACCTGTCTGGAGCCAGTGATTCGACATTGCGTTGAATGTGGAGTCGCTGTGTTTCCAGGTGCGTTGTCTCCCACTGAGATCGCACAGGCCGATGCTTGGGGGGCCGACATAGTCAAATTGTTTCCCGCCAGCGCCGTGGGGCCAGACTACGTTCGCGATGTGCTGGCCCCGATGCCCTATTTGAAACTGATGCCGACCGGCGGAATCAGTTTTGAAAACATGGGCCACTACTTCGACGCCGGGGCAGTTGCCGTTGGCATCGGTGGCCGACTGCTCAATCCACAGTCGATCGCACAGCGAGATTGGCCGCGTGTTCGCCTAGCTGCTGAGCGTCTCGTCGAAGCGGCCCGACCGGCAGGCGGTGAAATTTGAATGCGCTGCACTGGATGACAACCAAAGGGCGTGTGTGGGCACCCGATTATGCTGACTTTAATCGGACATGTTCCCAAGTCGGAGCCGGCGATCATGCGGTATGATGTAGTGACCATCGGCGAGTCGATGCTGCGGCTGACGCCCGTTGAGGGCCAGCGGTGGGAACAGGCGGATCAGTTTCAAATGCATGTTGGCGGCAGCGAATCGAATGTCGCTGCGGGTTTGGCTCGCCTAGGACAGTCCGTCGCCTGGATCTCGCGGCTGACAGACAACGCCTTCGGGCGCAAGATTGCCCGCAGCATCGCCGCGCATGGTGTTGATACGCGGCACATCATCTGGACTGACGAAGATCGCATCGGCACGTATTACTTTGAGCCCGCCTGTGCGCCTCGACCGAACCAAGTTCTCTACGATCGCGCCGCCAGCAGCTTTAGTCGCTTGTGTGCCGACATGTTGCCTACTGGGCTGTTTGTGCCTGGTGCATCCAGATATCTGCACGTCAGTGGTATTTCGCTGGCCCTTGGCGCGCCGTGCTGCGAGATGATTTTCGCCAGCGTTCAATTGGCTAAACAGGCCGGATGGAAGATCAGCTTCGACGTCAACTACCGCGCCAAATTGTGGACGCCCACGGTGGCCGGCGCGGTGTGCCTGAAATTAATGCAGCAGGCTGATTTGGTTTTTTTGCCTTTCCGCGACGCCCGCACATTATTCAACATTGGTATTGGAGATCAGGAAATCGGCCACCTCCCCGAAGAATTTGCCACACACGCGCTGAAGGCACTGGCCCAGAGATGCAGTGCTGAATGCATTGTGTTAACGCTAGGGCAATACGGAGCCGCAGCCTGTACTCACCAAGGAGTCTGTTATTCGCCAACGCGGGCTGCGTCGGTTGTCGGACGATTGGGGGGGGGCGATGCCTTTGCCGCTGGCTTTTTGAGCCAATGGTTGACCGGTGCTCCGACGCTGACAGCCTTGCGTTGGGGGAACGCCGCAGCACAACTAAAATATACCATCCCCGGCGACCTTCCCTATTTTGAGTCCGCAGAAGTTGCTGCGCTGGCCAAGCAAAGCGCCATGAACGACGTTAACTTCCGATAACGATAGCTAGTCGAAGGATTGTAGAACTTGAACGCCATTTAGTGGGCATGGAGTACTACATTGATAACGGATGCCGAGCGAACTTGACGATTGATTAAGGATGACCCGCAGATTCGACTCGAACCGTCGTGGTGGCGGTGCGTTTTGAGCAACTCGGTGCATCGCCAAGATTGCGTTTATTCGATCTTCACTTTAGCCAAATAGATTTTGCTGCGGCCTTCATGCGTGGAGTAGTAGCTGACCCACAGCATGTTATCGTGCAAGACTAAGCCTGGATAACTGGTGTCGCCTCCGGAGGGCAGGGCGAGAGCTTCGGTTAGTGTGCCGGACTGCTTGTCGATCCAGCAGAGCGACGTACGGACCCGGCCATCGTATAGTCGCACAGCGGCAACCAAACGACCGTCCGGTAAGAGTATCATATGCGGGCCACCGACTCGGGAACCGACACTTTGCCAGCGCCACTGTCGATAAGGCGGGAGGGCTACGCCTAAGAGTCCTTCATTGGGTGCGTCGTCACGGCGCAGCAAGCAATAGGCAGTGTCGCCGTCGAAGACAGTCGAACTTTCATTGCCGACTCCATCGTCACAGACGCTGGCGTTGGTCATCTGGTAGTTCTTGCCGTCGAGACTCTCATACAGCCGCACTGAACGATCAGGACCACGACAGCTGTAGCCCATTCCCAGAGCAAGTCCGTTGTGCCAGGTCACACGCCACAACCAATAGTTGTGCTGGCCGATTTCGTGCTGGTGACTCCAATTGTGTCCATCTTCGGAAAACCATGCTAACGACTGGTGCGATTTTGTGGTCTTATCATGCATGGCGGCAGCTCCAGATAACATGAGCTTGTTGTCCGGAGTGATCGTAATCTTAGCGTCGCGTAAGTCGGAATCCTCAGAACGTATGACGGCCGCCGATTGCCAGTGAGCTCCATCGCTGGATGTTATTATTCGCAACGCGCCGTCAGGAGACACGTGACCTTGGCCTTCGCGGAAGACGCAGAACCAGCGGTCCTTGTAGCGCACTAGGTCTGTAAACGCGTTATGTGGTGCGGCGTCCCAAATCATTTGCGACTCAAGAAGCCGCATCGACTGCTGTGCGCCAGCTGAGGCAGCCACGACCACGGCTAGCAGCAGCACCAGATAGAATTCTATCCGGTGCAGGTTGACCAAAAGACTGGCTTGTACGTGCAGGAATCTGTGCTGACTGATATAGACTGAGGAATGATGTTGGTGCGTCACGTTTGCTCCCCTGTTGATTTTGCCTAACCACCCTCTGGCGACGGTGGCTACTAACTGCGAACATCATATCATTTTCCGACTGATGCGCTGGAGGTCAGCAGAGGATGTACCAGGGCCACAATGCATACGACAGCTAAACCAGTCTCTGACTAATTGGCGCTGATTTGAGGATTTTTCTGTAAGAATGCGTTCCACTCAGTTTCGTTCACTGCTGTGGAATCTATGTTGCAATAGCGTAGGCTGGGCAGCGTCGCCAAGGTCTCCAGCCCACGGTTTGTAACACGCGTACCGGTGAGCCACAGTGTTTCCAGCCGCGGATGATTGCGGAGGGCAAGCAGTGCTTGGTCGTCGATCGCACACAGACTCACATCGAGTTCCTTCAATTGCGGCAGGCTGGCAATAATCTTTAGCGCGGATTCGTCGATCGCAGTTCCTTCGAGGCTTAGCCGCTCAAGTCGCATCAATTGCGACAACGCGGCTTGCGTCGGCGACCAGTTGCTAAACGACATGTCCAACCATTGAAGCTGAGTGAAACTGCCAATTATTGACCAGTCGACAAGCTGGCTGCGCGACAGTACCAACTGCGAAATGGGTTGGCGGCTGGCAACTAGGTCCGACAGTTGCTCATCGGTAATAGTCATCAATTGCCGATATCGTACCTGGGCTGCTGATTCATCCTGGCCAAGAATTTGTAGCAAATCGGCGGGCTGGGCTGCACTGGCATATACACCCGCTAGATAACGCAGTATCGCGTCACGACTTGCGGGTTGGTCGTCCATTAAGTCCAGATACAAATGTACTAGACCAGCGGCATGGGCGTAGTTCAAACTGATGTCAGGCGCATGTTTCCATTGGGCAAGCGTCGATTGGCAGAACTCGGTCCATGACGGCCAGTGCTGGTCGCGAAGGGCTCGATAGCGCGCTGTTTGCAGTCGCCGCGATTGAATTCCGCCGACGGTCCAATCAAAGGGACGCTTATCGAGCGACTCCATATACAGAGCGATGCCTTCGATAATCCATCCGCCCGCAAGGTTTTCTTGATCGCCGTTCAAAGCTAGTCGTGAAGCCTGTGCGAAAAGCTGGTGAGTCAGTTCGTGTTGCAGTGTCTCGCTGAGTTGTTCGCTCGGATAAAAATAGCAACGCCTGCGATACGGGTTGTAGTAGCCGACCGAAACTTCAATGCGGCTTTCAGCGATACCTAGCACACGCAGGTACTCCGTTCGATCGGACAATAGGACGACTTCCATGCGTGGCGGTTGAGGCCACGGGGGGTTGCTGCCTTCCAGGCGGGCCTTTAGCAGTCCCGGTGGAGCCCAGTACTCATAGAAACACTGACACCAAATGGCGTAGAATTGCTCAAGTTGAGTAGCCATCTGGGATGTCAATTTTGCGTCGGCTCGCGAGAGCAGTTGGAAATGTCGTGTTTGATAACGCTGAAAGGGATTGGCTGAAGACAACTCGGCGGACTGCTTCGTCGTAGGTCGCTGCTGTGGTCTGGCGGTCAATGCGCTGCTGAGCGGGCCAAGTACACGGCGGGCAGGTGCGTGATCAGGGTCTTCTTTTAATACCCGCCACAGCAATCGAAACGCCTGACGCTCGTCGCCGGCGGCGGCCTGCTGCTGAGCCAGCGCAAATAGATATCGTGCGTGGCCCTTTCGAGCTGCTGTGAAATGCTCCTGCCAACGCGCCGTCTGCGGCTGCTGAGCCTGAGATGCAATAGGATCCGACTCTGGGTTGATGGGCAAACAGTAGACTTGCTGGTCGGGCCGATCTGCTGCGAGCCATGTCAGGCAGATCTCTGCCTCGCCTGTCAGCCCTAGCCGCTCGCACTGGACGCGCAGTCGCAAAAGTTCGGCACGCATTTGAGCGGTATCGAGCAACTGTGGTGCTGAGTTGTTATCTGGTGCGGTTCTAGCGGATGGCTCCTGAGCCAGTGGGGCACGTGTGGAAGCCGACTGACCGGAGAGTGCCAAGATGACGGTCAATATACAAATCTGAGGTTGACTACAAAAGCGAAGCACGGCGATCTGCATCATAAAGAGAATGGTTGATCGGCTTGTTTGTACAGCGGCGCGTAGCGGTAGTAGACTTCCAGAATCATCGCGGCCATGGCGGTTGTGTATAGTCGCCCACCTTCCTTGCCAAACGGATCGTCGAAATACCAACTGCCTGCCAGATGTCCTTCAGTTTCTTGCGTGGCAATTAAATAGTCGCGCGACTGCGCATTCCATTGTTCCCACAGCGAGCCACCGGCGTGGAACAGGGCTAAGGTCGCATAGTACCTATAGTAAATATCCGCCCTGCCTGGGCTCTGATGGGCAACTAAGCGCTTAAGTCCCTCGATGGTCGACGGGTCGGTTCTGGAACTGCCCAAGAACATTCTTAACAGTAGTCCGATGGCGGTACAGGCCATCGACCGTTCGCGGGGCTCACGATAAAAATAACTCCACTCGTCCACGGAGCGCTGAGTTTCAATGAATTTGCCGATGCGCCACAACGTTGTCGGCGAAACATCCAGACCGCCAGCAGCAGCGCTCTTTAGAGCCATTGACTGCCAGCCGCTGATTGTCAAGTCGCCTGGCTGCTTTGGGCGATAGCCCCAACCGCCAGAATAGTCCTGAGCGTTGACGATATAGTCGATGGCCTTTTGGCACAGCGGCTCGAGTTCCGTATCGCCGGTCATTTGAAAGGCTTCGCACAATGCAAGCGCGGCGATGCCATGGTTGTACATGCCGCGCTGACACTGGTATTCAAAATTGGCTCCGCGCGGCGTGTGTTCGACAACTTGTTTCAGGTAGTAGATTCCGCGTTGCATTGGTTGCTGATACGGCCCTTGTTGATGAGTGTACCCTGCGCCTAAAAATGCTAACAATGCCAGTCCGGTACCAGCGGGGTCGAGTCGATCGGGGCTACCGGGATTGGGGCAGCGGCCTTGGCATTGTCCGCGATCATGTACAAGTGACCAGCCTCCGCTGGGAAGCTGATGCGCGGCCAACCACTGAAGCGCTGCCTCGACGGCTTGCTCACTGGCCTGCGAGCCGCCCCCGCTGAGAGCAAGTTGCTGACGATGTTTGGTTGATCGACCTTCTACAGACGACTCAATGAAGCTAGCGCTCATGGCGTGGCGGCTAACGGCTTGCCACTGCTCCATTAGCTGATCCATGGGCGGAAAAGACGCTGGCTGTGTACTGCCGTCAAGCAGCGGCGCCAAATCGGCGTCGATCGCTAAAGGCGATTTGGGATGTACGCCGGTTTGTGGCGGCAACTGTAGACTAGTCACGGCCGAGCTGACGTCTCGAACTAGATTGATTTCGGTACTGTCTTGTAGACGATCGTTAGTGGCGATCGACACGCTTATGACTCCCTGTTGAGCCTGTGGACCATCGAGCGTGCCGCCGTACTTGAGCAACGCCAACAACAGCATGATTAGCAGGTGTAGCGACATACTGGCCAGCAGAGCTGCCGACTTGTGGTCATGTGCCAGTTCCAAAAAAACGGCCCAGCGACCTGATGCTTGAATGGAACCCGGCTGACAGTCGCTTTTCGACGCTCCCAATTCTGCTGGCAAATTCGCAAAGTCGCTACGATCGTTACTCACTACCAACGATGCAGGCTGGTTGGAAGTCGCTGTAGGCGGTTGGCTGGGGAGCGCTTGAAAATCCATCGACGGTTCAATCACTTGGCAAAACAAGGCCCAGCGGCATGCTTTTGACTGGGTGGATAAAGGTTGGTTTCCAGGTGCTGTTGGAATTACCCTATTGTAGCTCACCATCCACCGGCGAATCTGTCCTAGGCGTTCAGACCCGCAAAGTTCCACAAAGCCCATACAACTGGGTTCGTCAAAAGCGTTAGCGGAGTCGACAAGTGGCTTGATTTTCGTCAGAATGTGCGGTCTAACTGGCGCCCGTGGCACAATTGGATAGCGCGTCGGCCTCCGAAGCCGAAGGTTGTGGGTTCGAATCCCGCCGGGCGTATTGGGGTTTGACGACTGGACTGCTCACTGATACAGAATTTCGGTACGCAATCGCGATAAATAAATTGGCTCCCAGGCGTCTGCAATCCGCCTGGGAACCGCCCGCAAACCTTCAGGCTTGCTCTAGGTTTCTCTCCCTTAAGTTTGGAGGTTTGTTATGGACCGGCTAAGAAACCCTGGAATCCAAAAGACCGTCGCTGCTGGTTCGTCAAC
Protein-coding regions in this window:
- a CDS encoding bifunctional 4-hydroxy-2-oxoglutarate aldolase/2-dehydro-3-deoxy-phosphogluconate aldolase codes for the protein MSVDKAGVVRHVLQSRVIAILRLDNLMFADQLVRVLLDGGVRAIELTLTNPAAPDVVASLLDNVVEFSDGRAVLGIGSVRSLPEARTALAAGAQFLVSPTCLEPVIRHCVECGVAVFPGALSPTEIAQADAWGADIVKLFPASAVGPDYVRDVLAPMPYLKLMPTGGISFENMGHYFDAGAVAVGIGGRLLNPQSIAQRDWPRVRLAAERLVEAARPAGGEI
- a CDS encoding terpene cyclase/mutase family protein, producing MDFQALPSQPPTATSNQPASLVVSNDRSDFANLPAELGASKSDCQPGSIQASGRWAVFLELAHDHKSAALLASMSLHLLIMLLLALLKYGGTLDGPQAQQGVISVSIATNDRLQDSTEINLVRDVSSAVTSLQLPPQTGVHPKSPLAIDADLAPLLDGSTQPASFPPMDQLMEQWQAVSRHAMSASFIESSVEGRSTKHRQQLALSGGGSQASEQAVEAALQWLAAHQLPSGGWSLVHDRGQCQGRCPNPGSPDRLDPAGTGLALLAFLGAGYTHQQGPYQQPMQRGIYYLKQVVEHTPRGANFEYQCQRGMYNHGIAALALCEAFQMTGDTELEPLCQKAIDYIVNAQDYSGGWGYRPKQPGDLTISGWQSMALKSAAAGGLDVSPTTLWRIGKFIETQRSVDEWSYFYREPRERSMACTAIGLLLRMFLGSSRTDPSTIEGLKRLVAHQSPGRADIYYRYYATLALFHAGGSLWEQWNAQSRDYLIATQETEGHLAGSWYFDDPFGKEGGRLYTTAMAAMILEVYYRYAPLYKQADQPFSL
- a CDS encoding sugar kinase; amino-acid sequence: MLTLIGHVPKSEPAIMRYDVVTIGESMLRLTPVEGQRWEQADQFQMHVGGSESNVAAGLARLGQSVAWISRLTDNAFGRKIARSIAAHGVDTRHIIWTDEDRIGTYYFEPACAPRPNQVLYDRAASSFSRLCADMLPTGLFVPGASRYLHVSGISLALGAPCCEMIFASVQLAKQAGWKISFDVNYRAKLWTPTVAGAVCLKLMQQADLVFLPFRDARTLFNIGIGDQEIGHLPEEFATHALKALAQRCSAECIVLTLGQYGAAACTHQGVCYSPTRAASVVGRLGGGDAFAAGFLSQWLTGAPTLTALRWGNAAAQLKYTIPGDLPYFESAEVAALAKQSAMNDVNFR
- a CDS encoding exo-alpha-sialidase produces the protein MTHQHHSSVYISQHRFLHVQASLLVNLHRIEFYLVLLLAVVVAASAGAQQSMRLLESQMIWDAAPHNAFTDLVRYKDRWFCVFREGQGHVSPDGALRIITSSDGAHWQSAAVIRSEDSDLRDAKITITPDNKLMLSGAAAMHDKTTKSHQSLAWFSEDGHNWSHQHEIGQHNYWLWRVTWHNGLALGMGYSCRGPDRSVRLYESLDGKNYQMTNASVCDDGVGNESSTVFDGDTAYCLLRRDDAPNEGLLGVALPPYRQWRWQSVGSRVGGPHMILLPDGRLVAAVRLYDGRVRTSLCWIDKQSGTLTEALALPSGGDTSYPGLVLHDNMLWVSYYSTHEGRSKIYLAKVKIE